In Cynocephalus volans isolate mCynVol1 chromosome 3, mCynVol1.pri, whole genome shotgun sequence, one DNA window encodes the following:
- the JOSD2 gene encoding josephin-2 produces MSQAPGARPSPPSVYHERQRLELCAVHALNNVLQQQLFSQEAADEICKRLAPDSRLNPHRSLLGTGNYDVNVIMAALQGLGLAAVWWDRRRPLSQLALPQVLGLILNLPSPVSLGLLSLPLRRRHWVALRQVEGIYYNLDSKLRAPEALGGEDGVRAFLAAALAQGLCEVLLVVTKEVEEKGSWLRTD; encoded by the exons ATGTCCCAGGCCCCAGGAGCACGGCCGAGCCCGCCCTCCGTGTACCACGAAAGGCAACGCCTGGAGCTGTGTGCGGTCCACGCCCTCAACAACGTCCTGCAGCAGCAGCTCTTTAGCCAGGAGGCTGCTGATGAGATCTGCAAGAG gtTGGCCCCAGACTCCCGGCTGAACCCCCACCGCAGCCTCCTGGGCACCGGCAACTATGATGTCAATGTGATCATGGCTGCCCTGCAGGGGCTGGGCCTGGCCGCTGTGTGGTGGGACAGGAGGAG ACCCCTGTCCCAGCTGGCCCTGCCCCAGGTGCTGGGGCTGATCCTGAACCTGCCCTCACCCGTGTCTCTGGGACTGCTGTCCCTGCCGCTGCGCCGGCGGCACTGGGTGGCTCTGCGCCAGGTGGAGGGCATCTACTACAACCTGGACTCCAAGCTGCGGGCACCTGAAGCATTGGGAGGCGAGGATGGCGTCAG GGCTTTCCTAGCGGCTGCACTGGCCCAGGGCCTGTGCGAGGTGCTACTGGTGGTgaccaaggaggtggaagagaaaggaagctGGCTGCGGACAGACTGA